catctgaagcctctccaatttgcctcagagggggaaaaaattccttcctgactcagaccagtccctggatcaacttgtactatgagctatcttccataaccctgtattccctcacttgctagaaagccatccaaccccttcttaaagctatctaatgtatcagcctgtaccactgattcagagagagaattccatatctttacagctctcacagATTATTTTGAGCAATTTTGTTATACAGgtgctaaaaaaaaccccaaaacaaactAACTGGCCCTAGTTATGGTTCCTGCTGTTCCCCATACAGTCCGTGCCCTGTAGTAGGAGACAGAGACTGTGTTTTTGTGTCCCTGCATCAGTGAACTTGACTATAAAAATCTTGCCGACAGTATTCTGGGCTGCTCTAACAGGATATTATTCTCAATCTGTAAACCACAGATGAGTTTTTCTAACTGCAAATTATGTGTTCTGGTTTAGACTGACCActaataaataatgcaataaaatagtttattataCATGGAAAAGTCTGCACTTTTCTTCCAGAGGCTATTGTATGCCCCCTCTTGCactaaaagcttaaaaaaaaagcttccttCCCCCCATATAAAGAGCAAAACAAACTTCTCTGCACTACTATAAACCTATTGTGACGCACTTACAACTTTGTGGCCATTGCCAAACCTCTTCCCAGACTTGCTACGCTCAGCATTTTCCAAAGAGAACAATAGGACTGGGACAGGGAGCCCTGCCAGCCAGCTCCGCCAGAGAATCAGTGCAGTCCCTACAAGCAGCACTTGCTTCCAGCCTCTCTCCTGTAATGACCTGGAAAATGAGCCTGTAAAATACTTCATGACAGCTGAGACAAGTCTTTTAAGGGGAAAGGCAGACGCCACCTTGGGAATTTTCAAGGGGAGGAGAACTGGCAAGCAAAACATAACAATTATCACACTGCTGAAAGGAAAGGGTGTTATACAAGATAAAAGCTATGTATTTTAACGGGGCAGGATTCTTGACATTATGCTAAATGTCTGACTGCCTCCAAGTAAGATGACATTGTGATGTCTGCTGTACATAATGTTGCTTGTCAAGTAATGATATACAGTAGCACATTGTGTGTACCACTGGAGTAATTTAATATCTGAGCGTGTCCTTGTGTAGTTCTCACTACCTCATTATACCCATACAAACCAGCCTGCCACTAGACATGGCCAGACATGTTAACAAGGAAGAGCATTTGGGGATAGCCTACAAACAGAAgtccttctctctctcttgtctcagtttccctttaagttgagGCAATACCAGTGATCATTTCATTAGATACCCCTGCTGTTATTTAGATTGGcgtgccaaaaaataaaaacctgtgaCGGGACTGTACAAGTGTTACAATTATGGCTTTGTTAGTTCCAGCTAATGACACCCTTCTTCAAATTTACTAGTGTGAGAGCCCTGGGGCATGTGAGGAATTGGTACTGGCCTAGTACATGGGTACAGATTCTCTTAATCTCATTCTAATTATGGCTGCTGTTGTTATTTTGATTACCGTACAGAAATATATAGTGGTTTCTTTTGTGTctttcatatatacagtacatgtaacatGTTTTGAACTTGAATTTTAACATGGCTATGGTATTTTAGAGCTAGGTTCATAGCCACAAATGTCCCGGGGACAGGGTTTGTAAAGTGAAAATCTGTAGGTTTGGTTGTTTAAATACTTCTGTAACATGTAAATGGCTGTATAATGCTACTGATCACGGCACCACAATATGAGTCCGTTTCTGAGATTTGCCTTATCTTTTTTTAGTTGCTCACACTCCAGATCTGCTGGGTTCTGAACCCTTATGAGGATTGTTGCCTCATCTGCAAAAGCTTTCACTAGTAGCAAGATGATATTATTACACTTTTGTGGTTTCAGATGACTAAAACTGACTATATAAACGTGCAGTCAGTGTTTCGAGTATGTCATCTTGTCCaccgcaaatatatatattttattcaaaagGTGATGTCCCTGGCCTGCAAGTTAAattactatgaaaaaaaaagggaatgcTCAAATGTTACACATCATTGATTCTAGGCCTCagaaatccctttaataaatactgcTTTACTTGGAAGATCcttgataaaacatgttttttatcagTTTTCTCTACTGCTGAACCCCTTTGCTGATGATTGGTAGCCTGGATTGTAGATAGATCACTCTTCCTGTCCCCCTAGTTTACTAGACTGCCCTAGTATTGCAAAGCGATCCAAAGAAGTACAGTGGTCATGTTACAATTGACTTTTGTAGTGGTCAGGTAGCTCAACATGCCCTTTTGTTTAATTACAGAGATAAACATACCAAATGGCCAAACAACCGTCGGTCTTGAGTCCGGAGTGTAATAGTGGTGAAGGTGGCCAGTTACAATCAACAAGCAGACGACATTCTCATCGTCCTCGCAGAAGAGGGGCCCCCACCTCTCTTAGCAGTCCTTTTCaaggtaatcaatcagatgagGGTGGGAGCTCCTCAGCCAGCACTCCTTGGGGTCCTACTTTATCGCCTTATAGCCCCAGTTCCTTTGTCAACAGATCACCCCATTGCATGCTGGTAAGAGGATCATCACTTGTCTCCAAAACCTCAAGTGGCTATTTTACATTCGAAGGGAGTCCTGGGCCTGTGAGCTGTGATAAATCAACTCAAACACCAAGCCCTCCTTGTCAGGCATTTAATCACCTCCTTTCTGCAATGGGTAAGCAGTATTTGCTTTccggtacttttttttttttatctccataaCTATAAATTGTGACAAACATTATTTCACATCTGTCTTCAAATCTGTTTTGGAGGCCTGGTTAATATACTATGATATGGGTCACTGCAGTGGTACAGTTTTGCACCTAGCAACCAATTAGACATTTAACTTTTAGCAGTGCGATCAAAACAAAAAGCTATGCATACTGTATactctttaaaatgtatatataaaaaaaaaaagacaaaaagcaaaatgctgatcggttgctattggcaactgacCACTCGAGTGTGTTGGTGCTTCTCCTCATTCTATACCAATATGTAGATGTGGAGGCTTTCTAAAGGTTTGCATAGTCAGTACTGTGTTATATGGGAGATGTGGAACCTTCTATGTCCATTCGCTTTAACCACAATGCTACCTCTTCCTATATACTGCTAAGTGAGGTCTGAAGTGGCTCACAGTGAAACATTTATTGACAtaggaattcttaaagggatactgtcatgggaaaacatgtttgtgttttttttcaaatgcatcagattttagtgctgctccagctgactttagcactgaaatccttttttcaaaagagcaaactgatttttttttatatctaattttgaaatctgatacggaactagacatattgtgagtttctcAGGTGCtcttgtcatgtgacttttgctctgataaacttcagtcactctttactgctgtactgcaagtttgagtgatctCACCCTCCACCCCTGcggactaacaacagaacaatgggaaggtaaccaacacaagataacagctccctggtagatatacaaacagcactcaatagtgaaaaatccaggtcccactgagacaccttcagttacattgagtaggagaaacaacagcctgccagaaagcagttccactctaaagtgctggctctttctgaaagtacatgaccaggcaaaatgacgcAAGATatctgcctacacaccaaatattacaactaaatgacagaatccctttaaatctttAATCCCACAGAGACCTCCTTCTtcctctttctgaaagtacatgaccaggcaaaatgacgtgAGATatctgcctacacaccaaatattacaactaaatgacagaatccctttaaatctttAATCCCGCAGAGACCTCCTTCTTCCAATGCCAGTGACTGCACCATCTTTGTTTCTTAAATCCCTTAAATCTCGGGGAGGTTGTCTCTATTGTTTTTCAGTTGGTAACCAGTGCGCCACTGTGGCGTTGGAAATGGGTTGTACTGGCAGCCCAGGCAATATTTGCTTTCTGTCTTATTTGGGATAAAAATCAGACTTACTGGTtgaccttttaaaggaaaaaaagtcaATCCACATTCCTCCCCATCCTAATTAGACTGCTCCTCTGCATCTGTGATTGTAgctgcttcttaaaggggttgtaatcctttaaatgaacttctagtatgatgttgagagtgaccttctgaggcaatttggaatatgaataggtgagggcctgaatagaaaatgattaataaatatgtgatacaaagtagcaataactaatgcatttgtagccttacagtgcattagCCCATTTGAAGAATgacaaagaagaaggcaaataattaaaaaaactattgaaatgggaaaagttgcttagcgttggccattccataacatactaaaagtctgcttaaagggcatgtaaagcctaaaatagaataaggctagaaatgctgtattttgtatattaaatataaacatgaacttactgcaccacaagtctaatcaaacaaataatttatgctttgttaaacatctttgcaagactaagacacgtgcacatgctcagtgtggtctgggctgcttagggatattggagataggtttctttttcaaaaaagaaagtaaacatgggattttattttttacctttacatgccctttaaaggtgaactacccctttaagcttaCAAGTGGCACATGTGGATTCATGATGATGATCTGCTGGCACCGAGGGGCAATGCCAAGAGTACTGGAGTGCATTTTCAgagttaataaatattaatagtaaatccggtttaaaggagaactaaagcttaaccaaagaagtagctagacatgttgcacattatgttctgAGCTTTTgctccagcccaaggcaaccacagccctttagcagtaaagatctgtgtctccaaagatgccccagtagctcctcatcttattttctgctgattcactgcacatgctctgtgctgctgtcgcttactgagcttagggacccactcacaatatacagtacacatagaatagaaatgtcacaatataaggctgattagtaattaatacagataattattacatggcagcacagaaaccagtgcaactagcatcagaaatcgataatcagccctgtatcatcagcttatattacaggccaacctcattttctgctggataatttgagacgacccctaagcttagcttctcaacagcccctgtgacaggtttgaagtcctggatcattgctgctattgagaagccgaAACtgtaggctgatgcaataagttcagtatataaaatattgcatttttagccatattcatttttagggtttaaaagCCCTCTAAACATTTGTAATGTGCTTATGATATGTGTATGTCTTAGTCTGTATGCACAACTGCCTCAAACTCTGTGTATAAACTGTAGAACAACAGACATGTTTTGGCGTATATGATCTTCCTGTTAGAGAACTGTTTTGTAGCCGTATGCAGTGTTAAGTTGCCTGTGATGTAACAGCCTGTGCAATGTAAACAGTAATTGAGACTGTCTACAGTGCCATGAGCTGTCATTGCTTTCTTTCTATGGAGCTGAATACTGTTTCACACACGTTTCTGGGATTCTTTTGATATTTACATCTGTAAGTTGTTTTTGGTTACCTAGTTTTGCTATGCTGTCatgtaggcttttttttttttttttttttaaaaaaaaaaatgttctatctATTGTGTAACAACCCATGTGCTTATCTATTTCCACTCACTCTCTAGAAATATACCGGTTGACACCTGATTCGGTTGCTACATAGGAAAACATTGGTTCAATCTTCGTTTATTTTGAGTATTTAGGACAGCAAATGAGTTTTCACCCCAATGTTTCTCCACAAATGACCATTATTTAGGGCTTTTAAGTGTATCTTAAAAAAACACGAACGTTTTCTCCTCAAAAATCTCAACTCTATCTGGTGTTTGGACAGGGCCTCTCAGCCACTGTTTAAGCCAGAAAGAGAGGCTGCTGTATATTTAATGGGCTTTGGAAATCTAGAAAACAGCCTGTACAGTGAAGTTGTGCatgctttcttaaaggaattctaacaccaaaaaatgaaagcgttttaaagtaatgaaaatataatctgcactgcactggtaaaactggtgtgtttgctttagaaagactactatagttcatataaaaatctcctgtgtagccatggaggcagccattccaagctgaaaaaggagaaaaggcacaggatacacatcagataacagatgagctctgtagtattcaatgggattcttcagaactaatctgttctctactgtgtgtcctgtgttaaaatagctgccccatggctaaacagcagctgttttatagaaactatagtagtgtttctgtagcataAAACATCCGTTTTAtcagtggagggcaacagtacattataatgtcatttaatttttttggtgttactgttcctttaagaggaccACAGCACTTGGAATGGCACCAACCCTCCcccccattatttattttataccaccTGGGGTAGATGGTTTGCATGAGTGCATGATGATTGAGATTGATGGATATATACATCCATTCGTATTGGGCACTTATAGAAGATTTTGTCTTAACTAACAAGTAGGGAGTTAAAGTTTGCAGCAGCTGGAAGCCTACATGGGTGACATCCTTATTTTGAAAATAGATCCAAGATCCAGCTGGATTAGCTGTGCCCTTTCTGGCACTGAATACTATAAATGAATTTCACTTGGTTTAATGTATGGGAATTCAGGCAGCTTCCACAGTGTCTCCTAAATGATAACACTGATTTACAACCATGTGTACCTCCCCTGACAAGCTGGTGTCCTCATCTCTAGACTGGAGCTGTGGTTACAGCTGTGCATTGTTGAGTGAAATGTGCCCCTGAAAAATAACTGCTTATAGGACATAGTAATCATACCCTTCAGTCTCTTGCGCAACGCCTTTATATGTTTACATTGCTCTTGCAGTTTCTAGGACTTTAAGGAACGGTAAAAATTGGATGAGTCTGATTTAGCGTAGCACATAGctggccaaattgggcaaagatccacttgtttggtgaccttttaaaacaagtggatcttttttGGTATGGTCTGTTTCGGGGGAAGTATTTTTCCTGCAGAGCCTGGAATCTAAGATTAGCTTGAATTTGCATTGCCTACTTGTTTTCTTTTCTGGCAAGTGTGGCTAAGAACATTTGGCTTGTTTGATGTTGCAGATGGCACCAAAAGATGTTCTCTGCTACATTAAGACTTCACGTTTTACTCTGCAACAAAAGTGTATGTGCTAACTTTGCACTATGCAACACAAGCCTTGATCAGTGCTGCTCTTTGCACAAAGCCCCACCTAATCtacttttatgcaattaaatattttacattgcatttagTATCCATTGGGTTTACAGGCTGAATGGATAAATATTGTGGTAGTATGGCGATGCTAAAACAGACCaaccaaatacagtagaacccctgttttacgtttttcaggggaccagaaaaaaatggtgtaaaatcggggaaatgtattatgcataatatataggtgggaccacaaaacaacaatgtaaaatgagggaaaacgtaaaatcaggggatgtaaaattgagtttcAACTGTATAGGCATCAAAGGGAtcattcacctttgagttaacgtttagtatgatgtagagtaatatataagggtcgaactgaaaatttgaattctatttttcgtaaaaaaaaattttttggttgaaactctcaaattttaattgtgaattattcaaactcgatttgagttttaattcgaatttcaagatttatcatactctggccctttaagaactcaaatttgactattcgccacctaaaacctgctgaattactgtataagtcaatgggagacatccagggatcaatttggtgatgtttgtagcctgacattcaaatcgagttttttaaaatttgaatcaagatTTTATAATtctaattcaattagagttttcaggttgtttaaattcgttcgagtttaaaaaattcgatgTTATTAATAGACTTAGATGGAAGCTGCTCCCATCTTTTTGCTTGTgtgaataacaatacatttgtagctttacagagcattattaagaaataatgaagaacaattgaaagttgcttagaatgggcggTCCTATAACATACTTGAAATTGTGGGAATTTACATGTGATTCATAGAAGTACTTTCACCACAACCTATTCATGCTCTATATGTCTATGCCTATGGGGGAGGGAAGGTAGTTTGGGTTGTatgtttgggttaaaaaaaaggtaatttgtgAGTGTTTTAAGCAGTTAGTAACACCCCAACAAAAGCAAGGGAAAGCTATGCTGCACTTCCATAATTCCATATTTAAAATCACTTCTTTAAAACAAAGTATTTAAACAGAATTCACTGCCTCTTAATAATttgctgttccttttttttttttttttaattattttccttaaatTGGCAACACAGTCAATCTACATGTGCTTGTACCTATTGTGCTGTTTAAACTTTTGCCTTCTATTTGTCTGATATAGAGGAAGGAAGAGGCTGCATCAAGTCTGTGATGCCAGAGATGCTAACTGAATTGTCACTAGAGACCTGTTTATTGGCTTACATTTTAGAAGTGAacaagcattatttaaaaaaaaaaaaaaggttgtatgcaataaaaatacatttatattaattacATTGCAATATGACTCTTTATTCAGTTTGATCACACCAATTGGCAAGTGTTTGAACAATGCCTCTGACATGATCAAACTGTGTGTAGTAAAAGGCATCCAGAAAGGGGATTCGATACACCAACCCTGTCCTGCAATACAGACAACACACACACTTCTTCATATTCCTGGTGCTATAAAATCACAAGGTGCTCAAATAGTAATGATATAAAGGGGTTAGTAGTACCCCAAGTCTGATGTGAttcagaggcctatttattaaaggagaaggaaaagttaaaactaagtaagccttatcagaaaggtccacctaaatagaccggtaaaccctcaaaattgtactgctctgagtcctctgccaaaagaaacactgcatttctttccttctattgtgtacacatgggtttctgtatcagacttcctacctTCAGCTTAgaccttgccccaggcgtgagcatgctcagtttgctcccccccacttctctgctgtaatctcagCCCAGagttataagtgagcagggaaactcaggcaggaagtgatgtcagaccaagctaatttggcagctgctattctaaacaaatagagagcgtcaagagctttttactccggtatggtaaaacattctacagaataaatatagcattctaccttgcactattgcagctaatctatcagcaataaaatgcctctgtggctttccttctcctttaaaggtcgaATCTTAGTGGTataagagctttttgaaaccacaatccAACTCTATTTCTCTACAATCACGAATGCtctgaaagttattaaaagattcaaatataaTAAGTAAAAACGGATttaagtgcatttaaaaaaaaaatctctaaaaatgtgtgttttaaaatttttttttttttttgaataattactagcaaaaaaaaatacataagccTCTAAAAGTCTAGAAGGCTGAAAAACATCCAATAGGATCATCGCTAcctttacttggcaaagtttaaTTTCATtatgtttacaatttttttaaaaacttgaatttttagataaaaaacaaGATTCAGGGGAAAAAATTAATCCAAATCCTAGGAAATAGGCCCCAAAGTGTTCTTACTACCAGTGGAGAAATTGCAGATCCGCTACAATCTGCACAAGTGTGCATTTTCAGGCTGTAATTGGCCATCGGATcaaattggcattttttttgttctaatggcAGAGAAAACGTAATTTGTGACACAATCCCACACGGAGCTACTCTGAACTCCTAGGCACAAAGAAAATTTTGCTACTTTTGAAAAGTAACTCAATGTCAACTGCTGGGCAATTCGGTCTGAACATCCCCTAGTTATTGAGCCTGCATTAGCAATTAAGGGATCTATACAGCCGCAAAGTGGAACAGTTAACTATCGTCACTGGGGCGGCAGTTTACAACAGCCTATAAAATACCTGAGCAACCCAAGCAATTTGGCAGTACCTAGAATTCTGAATAATTGATATACCTTTCCTTTTAAATGCTTGTTTACTTCTAAAACAGATGACGTAGATCTATTAGGAAGAGCCTGTACCTGCCACTAATCTGCACAGCGTATAAGTAATAGATCAAACTGTGAACAATACCATTTTCTTAGCTTAATTCAGTCATGTGACAGCTGCAATGTCACTTTTTGCACCATTTGGAATTTTACCTTTGATTACAGAGGGGTCATTtatctttaaattcacttttagtatgctgtagagtgatattctgagacaatttgcaattggttttaattttttatttgtggtttttgagttatgtagctttttttttttttattcatcaactgtccagtttgcaatttctgcagtctggttgctagtgtccaaattaacctagcaaccaagcattgatttatATAAGCGGCTAGAATAGGAaatgacctgaatagaaagatgagtaataaaaagtagcaataacaataaatgtgtagccttacagagtttttgttttttttaatgtggtcagtgacccccatttgaaagctgaagagagtcagaagaagaaggcaaataattcaaaaactaaaggaaaaattaaggacaattgaaaagttgcttagaattagccattctataacacatacctcccaactgtcccgtttttagagggacagtccctcttttgacagctcgacccgcagtccctcgtttgtactggaaagtcacgttttttttcttcactgAGCAGCCAGTAAAagaagtttctaacttaattggcttttgccaatataagatacttttgtaacaatttctagataagcaaataagtaattgtaacaagataagataataggtcccttgggaaaagttagactcacagcttaaagggcaattcaccttcattagcaaaactgtaataactggagggaaaaacacagaaatatgttcaaactttcataacctgcctaattttgtaaaatgaacatggtaattaaggggtgtggccacacaaatgggcgtggtcaaaacacttttttgtccctctttttatttccaaaatgttgggaggtgtgtatatcatatttaaaggtgaaccaccctttaatagcTACCGGAATAACTTGGTAGACTGAGATCTTAGGGTGTGAAACCTCTGATTTTTGGGTCCATTTTAGTAGCTCCTTTTGTAGTCTGCTAAAGCATATGGTGTAGCAATATAACGGGTACAAAGTTTATTCCAGGTTTAGTAACCCACAGTAGATGAGCAGCTCGTAACCTTGACTTACCTGCTGTTTGacacatttgattggttgctgt
The genomic region above belongs to Xenopus laevis strain J_2021 chromosome 5L, Xenopus_laevis_v10.1, whole genome shotgun sequence and contains:
- the bcl2l11.L gene encoding BCL2 like 11 L homeolog isoform X3, encoding MAKQPSVLSPECNSGEGGQLQSTSRRHSHRPRRRGAPTSLSSPFQGNQSDEGGSSSASTPWGPTLSPYSPSSFVNRSPHCMLVRGSSLVSKTSSGYFTFEGSPGPVSCDKSTQTPSPPCQAFNHLLSAMEEGRGCIKSVMPEMLTELSLETCLLAYILEVNKHYLKKKKRLYAIKIHLY
- the bcl2l11.L gene encoding BCL2 like 11 L homeolog, with translation MAKQPSVLSPECNSGEGGQLQSTSRRHSHRPRRRGAPTSLSSPFQGNQSDEGGSSSASTPWGPTLSPYSPSSFVNRSPHCMLVRGSSLVSKTSSGYFTFEGSPGPVSCDKSTQTPSPPCQAFNHLLSAMAARNPVDQMTPELWIAQELRRIGDEFNASFTPRRAEK
- the bcl2l11.L gene encoding BCL2 like 11 L homeolog isoform X6; the protein is MAKQPSVLSPECNSGEGGQLQSTSRRHSHRPRRRGAPTSLSSPFQGNQSDEGGSSSASTPWGPTLSPYSPSSFVNRSPHCMLVRGSSLVSKTSSGYFTFEGSPGPVSCDKSTQTPSPPCQAFNHLLSAMGHFQPSSTTLGK
- the bcl2l11.L gene encoding BCL2 like 11 L homeolog isoform X1, whose amino-acid sequence is MAKQPSVLSPECNSGEGGQLQSTSRRHSHRPRRRGAPTSLSSPFQGNQSDEGGSSSASTPWGPTLSPYSPSSFVNRSPHCMLVRGSSLVSKTSSGYFTFEGSPGPVSCDKSTQTPSPPCQAFNHLLSAMAARNPVDQMTPELWIAQELRRIGDEFNASFTPRRHHLTSGTQVCNIISSYGKSEPYWAQVAFSTILHDPWKMTK
- the bcl2l11.L gene encoding BCL2 like 11 L homeolog isoform X2 produces the protein MAKQPSVLSPECNSGEGGQLQSTSRRHSHRPRRRGAPTSLSSPFQGNQSDEGGSSSASTPWGPTLSPYSPSSFVNRSPHCMLVRGSSLVSKTSSGYFTFEGSPGPVSCDKSTQTPSPPCQAFNHLLSAMAARNPVDQMTPELWIAQELRRIGDEFNASFTPRRGIFNHPPRPLENDQVIILRVLRFIIRLILRL
- the bcl2l11.L gene encoding BCL2 like 11 L homeolog isoform X5, whose amino-acid sequence is MAKQPSVLSPECNSGEGGQLQSTSRRHSHRPRRRGAPTSLSSPFQGNQSDEGGSSSASTPWGPTLSPYSPSSFVNRSPHCMLVRGSSLVSKTSSGYFTFEGSPGPVSCDKSTQTPSPPCQAFNHLLSAMGVRRIAGVKTVTPQH